In a single window of the Micromonospora sp. WMMD1155 genome:
- a CDS encoding MFS transporter → MSNRRITFFIALALFAQESTWNFYDNQVPVLLREHVTSTALVGALMGMDNLLGIFVQPWIGNRSDNTRTRWGRRIPYLAVGMPLAALVFVLLPWTTSLTTLVVVMFCYALIANTTRPLAESLVPDFLPPQRRSRANAVVKIATALTIIVASLISLLVVDEHPRAAFVIPSVIMLAATFVLLANVRDSRSAAYRAAVAEESSAGPAAVSQPLRQIVAGLFTDQDRRRLLLLLTVLLFGGAWFASRSLITPYGMEALGLSRGDAGGLTLPSGIVYVAAAYPAALLAERFGRLRIILVGIGVFAVALAAGAVVQTATGTVVAFCVASAGAAAFTINAAVALWNLAPSSRVFGAYTGLYAVTWYLGGFGGPALVGAVIDLVGWDGMLLYIAVLAVLAVLVVVRLERLHRVHRADRAVTLTGSE, encoded by the coding sequence GTGTCCAACCGACGGATCACGTTCTTCATCGCCCTCGCACTCTTCGCCCAGGAGTCGACCTGGAACTTCTATGACAATCAGGTGCCCGTCCTGCTGCGCGAGCACGTGACGAGCACGGCGCTCGTGGGCGCGCTGATGGGGATGGACAACCTGCTGGGAATCTTCGTCCAGCCCTGGATCGGCAACCGGTCCGACAACACCCGGACCCGGTGGGGGCGGCGGATCCCGTACCTCGCGGTGGGCATGCCCCTGGCCGCGCTGGTCTTCGTCCTCCTGCCGTGGACCACGTCGCTGACCACGCTGGTGGTGGTGATGTTCTGTTACGCGCTGATCGCCAACACCACCCGACCGCTGGCGGAGTCGTTGGTGCCCGATTTCCTGCCCCCGCAACGACGCAGCCGGGCGAACGCCGTCGTGAAGATCGCGACCGCACTGACCATCATCGTCGCGTCGCTGATCAGCCTGCTCGTGGTGGACGAGCATCCGAGGGCAGCCTTCGTCATCCCGTCGGTGATCATGTTGGCCGCCACGTTCGTGCTGCTGGCCAACGTGCGCGACAGCCGGTCGGCGGCCTACCGGGCCGCGGTGGCCGAGGAGTCCTCCGCCGGTCCCGCCGCGGTCAGCCAACCGCTGCGGCAGATCGTCGCCGGCCTGTTCACCGACCAGGATCGCCGCCGGCTCCTGCTGCTGCTGACCGTCCTGCTCTTCGGCGGGGCATGGTTCGCCTCGCGGTCGCTGATCACCCCGTACGGCATGGAGGCGCTGGGCCTGAGCCGCGGCGACGCGGGCGGGCTCACCCTGCCCAGCGGCATCGTCTACGTGGCCGCCGCCTATCCGGCCGCGCTGCTGGCCGAGCGCTTCGGACGGCTGCGGATCATCCTCGTGGGCATCGGCGTCTTCGCCGTCGCGCTGGCGGCCGGCGCCGTCGTGCAGACCGCCACCGGCACTGTCGTCGCGTTCTGTGTTGCCTCGGCCGGCGCCGCCGCGTTCACGATCAACGCGGCGGTGGCGCTGTGGAACCTGGCGCCGTCCAGCCGGGTGTTCGGCGCCTACACCGGCCTGTACGCGGTCACCTGGTACCTGGGTGGCTTCGGCGGCCCCGCCCTGGTCGGCGCGGTGATCGACCTGGTCGGCTGGGACGGGATGCTGCTCTACATCGCCGTGCTCGCCGTACTCGCCGTGCTCGTCGTCGTACGTCTCGAACGCCTGCACCGTGTGCACCGGGCCGACCGGGCCGTCACCCTCACCGGAAGCGAATGA
- a CDS encoding GntR family transcriptional regulator yields the protein MTTAGTLADQAYRQVRTAIATGELAPGEKVTERGMAERLAVSPTPVREALRRLELDGLIERIGPRTVLVAAIRDAAIDDLAEVEVGLRGLVARFAARHATAEQLDALDAILDRADDLLILLKERSAQGGPVERHLTELLDTMQQFNDTVSACAHNPVLVRMLEQSRVFSRPQRRELLLQRVAEDDTFGLERYGSHRALVRALRAGDSAAAERIALEDSQGGLAALREAP from the coding sequence ATGACGACAGCCGGGACGCTCGCCGATCAGGCGTACCGACAAGTTCGCACCGCGATCGCCACCGGCGAACTCGCGCCGGGAGAGAAGGTGACCGAGCGCGGCATGGCCGAGCGGCTCGCGGTCAGCCCCACACCGGTCCGCGAGGCCCTGCGCCGGCTGGAGCTCGACGGGCTGATCGAGCGGATCGGGCCGCGTACCGTGCTGGTCGCCGCCATCCGCGACGCCGCCATCGACGACCTCGCGGAGGTGGAGGTCGGCCTGCGTGGCCTCGTCGCCCGCTTCGCCGCCCGACACGCCACCGCCGAGCAGCTCGACGCGCTCGACGCCATTCTCGACCGCGCCGACGACCTGCTGATCCTCCTCAAGGAGCGGTCCGCGCAGGGCGGGCCGGTCGAGCGGCACCTCACCGAACTGCTCGACACCATGCAGCAGTTCAACGACACGGTCAGTGCCTGCGCGCACAACCCGGTGCTGGTCCGGATGCTCGAGCAGAGCCGCGTGTTCTCCCGCCCGCAGCGCCGCGAGCTGCTCCTGCAACGGGTGGCGGAGGACGACACGTTCGGTCTGGAGCGATACGGCAGCCACCGGGCCCTGGTCCGGGCGCTACGCGCGGGCGACTCCGCCGCCGCGGAGCGCATCGCACTCGAGGACTCACAGGGCGGTCTCGCAGCGCTTCGGGAGGCGCCGTGA